A single Methylomonas sp. AM2-LC DNA region contains:
- a CDS encoding efflux RND transporter permease subunit: MLALIVRFSIRFSGLVVVLAVLLLAYGSYRFAGAGLDIFPEFAPKQVIIQTEAPGLAAEQVEVLVTQQIETALGGLIGLSSLRSQSIQGLSIVTAIFAEHSDVYRNRQLVSERLTSINQRLPVGIGMPVALPLASSSATVLTIGMHSDQNSLMDLRTLVDWTLAPRLLAIPGVADVNVFGGDIQQLQVQIKPEALQRFNLSLDDIVSATASAAEMNGAGFIENSNQRFTLQISGQPQLPEQYQRLVVKRQNGNNILLGDVADIRYAAEPAIGAAQIMGKPGIVMMIIAQYGANTLSVSRQVEAALNEFAPLFAKQHIDFYPHLFRPADYIETSLHNLSGHLLIGGFFVLLILYLFLFNLRSACIAATAIPLSLMAAVLILLETGSNLNIMVLGGLAIALGEVVDDAIIDTENIFRRLRENQLQDQPAPLSSVIFAASMEVRSSVVYASFIVALVFVPLLTLGDVAGRLFAPLGYSYILAILMSLLVALSLTPALCHLLLQRNIPVNLDPPLINMLKPVYTRLLNWVMQHFKLIITLSSLTCVLGISVFVNFEHKFLPELREGHFIIHTASVPGTSLPESIRIGSLLTNQFLNIQGIESVSQWAGRAERGADTYGSHYSEYEVRLKPLSGADQQQVLEELRDILDDFPGIHYEANTFLTERVDETISGYTAAMVVNVYGHDLTDMDKQAQHIAQIMRSLTGSEDVQLRSPPVTAMLQVALDAEQLTFRGIQPAQVMNALQVAYEGRIVGKNIQGNRIFNVTVIMAPEKRQQIELMQQLPLKNSEGERVLLGEVAHISPGEGRYNILHQGAQRIQTITCNINAVDMDNFIQTLKQRVLNELDWQNGSYPEFVGAALEQAKARNALILHALLAGAGVLLLIYLALGSVRHVVLTLVNLPFALLGGVAAVALSNASLSVGSIVGFITLFGITVRNCIMLISHYRHLVEQDGLAWNKATALQGAQERLPSILMTALVTALAMLPIAINSDNPGREIMGPMAAIIIGGLVSSTLLNLLLLPCILLRYGRFADVDR; this comes from the coding sequence ATGCTTGCCCTTATTGTTCGTTTTTCTATCCGTTTTTCCGGCCTGGTGGTAGTGTTGGCTGTTTTACTGCTGGCTTATGGCAGTTACCGCTTTGCCGGGGCTGGCTTAGATATATTTCCAGAATTTGCACCCAAACAAGTCATTATCCAAACCGAAGCACCTGGCCTGGCCGCTGAACAAGTGGAAGTTCTGGTCACCCAGCAAATCGAAACCGCATTGGGCGGTTTAATTGGCCTAAGTAGCCTACGCTCGCAATCAATACAGGGCTTATCTATCGTAACGGCGATTTTTGCCGAACACAGCGATGTATATCGCAATCGACAACTGGTTAGCGAACGCCTTACCAGCATTAATCAGCGTTTACCGGTTGGTATCGGTATGCCGGTGGCCTTACCTTTGGCATCATCATCCGCAACGGTACTCACTATCGGCATGCATTCTGATCAGAATAGCCTGATGGACTTGCGCACACTGGTAGACTGGACTCTGGCTCCCAGGTTACTAGCCATTCCAGGCGTGGCGGACGTTAATGTGTTTGGCGGAGATATACAACAATTACAGGTACAAATCAAACCAGAGGCTCTGCAACGCTTTAATCTAAGCTTGGACGATATTGTCAGCGCCACCGCCAGTGCCGCCGAAATGAATGGTGCCGGCTTCATCGAAAATAGCAACCAGCGCTTTACCTTGCAGATTAGCGGTCAACCGCAATTGCCTGAACAGTATCAGCGTTTGGTGGTAAAACGCCAGAATGGCAACAACATTTTACTGGGTGATGTGGCCGATATTCGCTACGCTGCGGAACCCGCCATTGGTGCCGCGCAAATTATGGGCAAACCCGGCATCGTCATGATGATTATTGCCCAATACGGCGCTAACACCCTATCGGTTTCCCGACAGGTTGAAGCCGCACTGAACGAGTTTGCGCCTTTATTCGCCAAACAACATATCGATTTTTACCCGCATTTATTTCGGCCTGCCGATTATATTGAAACCTCCTTGCATAATTTGTCGGGGCATTTATTGATCGGCGGATTTTTTGTTTTATTAATCCTGTATTTATTCTTATTCAACTTACGTAGCGCCTGCATCGCTGCCACCGCTATTCCGCTGTCGCTGATGGCCGCAGTTCTGATATTACTGGAAACCGGATCTAACTTGAATATTATGGTGCTAGGTGGATTAGCCATCGCACTGGGTGAAGTGGTAGACGATGCCATTATTGATACCGAAAACATCTTCCGGCGCTTACGTGAAAATCAGCTGCAAGATCAACCTGCGCCACTCAGTAGCGTCATCTTTGCGGCATCCATGGAAGTGCGCAGCTCGGTGGTGTATGCCAGCTTTATAGTCGCCCTGGTTTTTGTACCCTTGCTGACCTTAGGCGATGTGGCAGGTCGATTATTCGCCCCACTGGGCTATTCTTATATATTGGCGATTTTGATGTCCTTATTGGTCGCTTTAAGCTTAACCCCTGCATTGTGTCATCTGTTACTGCAACGTAATATCCCGGTTAATCTCGATCCACCGCTGATCAATATGTTAAAACCAGTGTACACGCGCTTGCTAAACTGGGTAATGCAACATTTTAAATTAATTATCACCCTCAGCAGTTTGACCTGCGTGTTAGGTATAAGTGTATTTGTCAATTTTGAGCACAAATTTCTACCGGAATTACGCGAAGGACATTTTATTATCCATACAGCCAGTGTACCGGGAACCTCACTGCCGGAATCCATACGCATAGGCAGTTTACTCACGAACCAATTCTTAAATATACAAGGCATTGAATCCGTGTCGCAATGGGCTGGCCGCGCAGAACGCGGCGCAGACACTTACGGTAGCCACTACAGTGAATATGAAGTGCGTTTAAAGCCATTAAGTGGTGCCGATCAACAACAGGTATTAGAAGAATTACGCGACATTCTGGATGATTTTCCCGGCATCCATTACGAAGCCAATACCTTTTTAACCGAACGTGTGGACGAAACCATATCAGGCTATACGGCAGCCATGGTAGTCAATGTGTATGGACATGACCTGACCGACATGGATAAACAAGCGCAGCACATTGCGCAAATCATGCGCAGCTTGACCGGTAGTGAGGATGTGCAACTGCGCTCGCCACCCGTTACCGCCATGCTGCAAGTGGCATTGGATGCTGAACAATTAACCTTTCGCGGTATTCAACCTGCGCAGGTGATGAATGCATTACAAGTGGCCTACGAAGGCCGTATCGTGGGTAAAAATATCCAAGGCAATCGTATTTTTAACGTGACCGTCATTATGGCACCGGAAAAACGCCAGCAAATAGAGTTAATGCAGCAATTACCACTTAAAAACAGCGAGGGAGAACGTGTGTTACTTGGCGAGGTAGCGCATATCAGTCCAGGCGAAGGCCGTTACAATATCCTGCATCAAGGTGCGCAACGCATCCAAACCATCACCTGTAATATTAATGCAGTGGATATGGACAACTTTATACAGACCCTTAAACAACGCGTGTTAAACGAACTTGATTGGCAAAATGGCAGTTACCCGGAATTTGTGGGTGCCGCCCTGGAACAAGCTAAAGCCCGCAATGCCTTAATTCTACATGCATTACTGGCAGGTGCCGGGGTGTTATTGCTGATATATTTGGCTTTGGGCAGCGTACGCCATGTGGTGTTAACCCTGGTTAATTTACCGTTTGCCCTGCTCGGAGGCGTAGCGGCGGTGGCCCTCAGCAATGCCAGTTTATCAGTTGGTTCTATCGTCGGTTTCATCACCCTATTTGGTATTACCGTGCGTAACTGCATTATGTTAATTTCACACTATCGGCATCTGGTAGAACAAGACGGTTTAGCCTGGAATAAAGCCACCGCCTTACAGGGCGCACAAGAACGCTTACCTTCCATTTTAATGACGGCATTGGTAACAGCTCTGGCCATGCTGCCCATCGCCATCAATAGCGACAACCCCGGCCGCGAAATCATGGGCCCCATGGCCGCCATAATCATCGGCGGCCTGGTGTCGTCTACACTGTTAAATTTATTGCTATTGCCGTGTATATTGTTGCGGTATGGTCGATTTGCGGATGTTGATCGATAA
- a CDS encoding glycosyltransferase family 39 protein: MRWQLTYALSLTQQRVIITMIFCAGLILRLQSIRFGYPLSTHPDEPTLVNIALGILNTADLNPHFFNYPSLVIYLQTLLSALLNCVYAVFMHGSLDTIPNIQFYMLGRGFAACMSSLSLLLIWQIGKRLISPLAGLFAAAIATVSPLHVDNSALVTTDIWVANFSVLVLWYACKIYAGGQKRDYILAGIAVGVCTGSKYTALVSFTMVLVAHYVYCRTQQRPLGNKQLVYAVLFAGIGFLATTPYALLEPLAFIRSIRYEAYHYRTGHLGFEAIGDHSYNLYFNALYSNSGLGPWVTSLALLALCFIADKRYRYLSMLAVFPVLLLLLIGYYKVFFVRNMVGTLPCLALLAAFSLQFIFNKLSVHLKQPVLQLAITSCLILLICLPLAIQSTQEMLNKNLPDTRWLSLTWIKANLPPHSKIAREFFTPPVETISTDYTVVELGISGLATNADKIDNNVDYVIVSSRDDDRFFDGRESYAELAKRYSTYFANHRLVYELTADTTRNYGPSIRIYENKRVNQYN; the protein is encoded by the coding sequence ATGCGCTGGCAGTTGACTTATGCATTAAGCCTTACTCAACAGCGCGTTATCATCACTATGATATTTTGTGCAGGCTTAATTCTACGCCTGCAAAGTATCCGGTTTGGCTACCCGTTAAGTACCCATCCTGATGAACCCACACTGGTCAATATCGCACTAGGAATTTTAAATACAGCCGATCTTAATCCGCATTTTTTTAATTACCCAAGTTTAGTCATATACCTGCAAACCCTCCTCAGTGCCTTATTGAACTGTGTGTATGCCGTGTTTATGCATGGCTCACTAGACACGATTCCAAACATTCAATTTTATATGCTGGGACGTGGTTTTGCAGCCTGTATGTCCAGCCTATCCTTACTGCTAATTTGGCAAATAGGTAAACGCTTGATTAGCCCCCTGGCTGGACTTTTTGCAGCGGCTATCGCGACGGTATCACCATTGCATGTGGACAACTCGGCGCTGGTAACCACGGATATCTGGGTAGCTAATTTTTCAGTACTAGTGTTGTGGTATGCCTGTAAAATATATGCTGGCGGACAAAAGCGTGACTATATATTGGCTGGCATTGCCGTGGGTGTATGTACCGGCAGTAAATATACGGCGCTAGTCAGCTTTACCATGGTGTTAGTCGCACATTATGTCTATTGCCGAACTCAGCAACGTCCTTTAGGTAATAAACAACTAGTCTATGCGGTACTATTTGCTGGTATCGGCTTTCTAGCTACCACCCCCTATGCACTGCTAGAACCACTCGCCTTTATACGTAGTATCCGCTACGAAGCTTACCACTATCGAACCGGACATTTGGGTTTTGAAGCCATTGGCGATCATAGTTACAACTTATATTTTAATGCACTCTACTCAAATAGTGGCTTAGGACCCTGGGTCACCAGTCTGGCGCTATTGGCATTATGTTTCATTGCGGATAAACGCTATCGCTATTTAAGCATGCTGGCGGTATTCCCAGTCCTTCTCTTGCTACTGATCGGTTATTACAAAGTATTTTTTGTACGTAATATGGTAGGCACCCTACCCTGTCTGGCTTTATTAGCCGCGTTTTCGTTACAGTTTATTTTCAACAAATTGTCAGTGCATCTAAAACAGCCAGTTTTACAATTAGCAATAACCAGTTGCTTAATATTATTGATTTGCCTACCCTTAGCAATTCAATCTACACAAGAAATGCTAAACAAAAATTTACCCGATACACGCTGGTTAAGCCTGACTTGGATCAAAGCGAATCTTCCCCCACACAGTAAAATCGCCCGTGAGTTTTTTACACCACCTGTGGAAACAATCAGCACCGACTACACTGTTGTGGAGTTGGGTATCAGCGGTTTAGCAACAAATGCTGATAAGATTGATAACAATGTCGATTATGTCATCGTCAGCTCCAGAGATGATGATCGCTTTTTTGATGGTAGGGAAAGTTATGCAGAATTAGCTAAACGCTATAGCACTTATTTCGCTAACCACCGCTTAGTTTATGAGTTAACTGCAGACACTACACGTAACTATGGACCAAGCATTCGAATCTATGAAAATAAACGGGTTAATCAATACAATTAA
- a CDS encoding ABC transporter substrate-binding protein → MTELIGRLLAILILLMPVSSWADAQADALKNVSIQLKWRHSFQFAGYYAAIEEGYYRDEGLDVSLKEIDFNKDFVKQVVNGEADYGVSDSSLLIYHLKGDPVVLVNQFFQHSPLVFISRRESGIISPYEMVGKKVEYSAGNQLVAPLNALLLKTLGDLTKINEVKFDDHFQKDFIEGKVDVVVAYTTTEPFLLKVRGIDVNIINPQNYGIDFYGDNLFTTQKELFEHPERVAKISRATIKGWQYALEHPQQIIELIQKKYNPNLSTAFLQYEADATRQMIIPDLVALGSVDPARYRLVAEDYQRLGFTDNKVVDDGFFYALTNQTNQGAVSLSEEEKAWLRQHPTLRFTGDPNWLPYEAFDSKGQYIGIVSEYLHVLEQKLNIKFEVEPSRSWRESVEKARQGAVDVISEEIDSNLRDQMTFTQAYLSSPVVIVMRDSANYVDSINQIKQQRLAILKDYGGSPAIINAYPSIHFFEANNVQEGLTAVSTGEVDALLCTLAQASYTISSQSINNVRIVGKTEFTTQVGLGVRKEYAAMLVPMLDRALASIPQMEKQRISDHWGNERFATKTDYWLLAKVIGVFLFILLVIFYRNRRLVHEIKRRKKSEKQVRSLHQRFALATKVASLGVWELKLTEPPQILFDDKMFEIYGISSKTQPTYEEWLSFVHWDDLPIVHQFIDKLKSTQGEEHIEYRIIRSDGKIRTIYNGACSVERENRCLKITGVNQDITQRKKTETALKNAKLQAENANQAKSQFLANMSHEIRTPLNAIIGFTDLLNEQVKDGRLKSFVKTIQNAGHTLLLLINDILDLSKIEAGKLRIDKKTCNPHHLFSELGQIYMMKIRERNLDFILEIDPKIPENLILDATRLRQILFNLIGNAVKFTEQGHICLKARTANEDPIGSKLDLYIDVEDTGIGIPLDQQTLIFNEFEQLEGQDVRKYGGTGLGLAISKRLTEMMGGEISLRSAPGIGSTFTLCLKDVAIASLAVEADVPEIMTPVRFYAATLLVVDDIEDNRGLLRECFAETELTLIEAENGQQAIDKMQTEKIDLVLMDIRMPVMDGYQASKVIKSFSSVPILALTASVMQDEYERTKSENFDGYLRKPVLKADLVAELMRFLPYELIENQEPTLQTPVFSQAELQVLPTALLELEALTNMCHLISRNNNMSEISQFADAVLAIGNQYALKVVVDYATELQQYIDCFDIVAIKKALGHYVQLLENLSSSISKPVVS, encoded by the coding sequence ATGACTGAGTTGATCGGGCGATTATTGGCCATTCTTATACTGCTTATGCCGGTAAGCAGTTGGGCGGATGCGCAGGCCGATGCTTTAAAAAATGTCAGCATTCAATTGAAATGGCGGCATAGTTTTCAGTTTGCTGGTTATTATGCGGCCATAGAAGAAGGCTATTATCGCGATGAAGGGCTGGATGTCTCTTTAAAAGAAATAGATTTTAATAAAGATTTTGTTAAACAGGTTGTCAATGGCGAAGCAGACTATGGGGTGTCTGACAGCAGTTTGTTGATTTACCATTTAAAAGGCGACCCGGTTGTCTTAGTTAATCAATTTTTCCAGCATTCTCCCTTGGTTTTTATTTCCCGTCGGGAGAGCGGCATCATTAGTCCATATGAAATGGTTGGCAAAAAAGTCGAGTACAGTGCCGGCAATCAGCTCGTTGCCCCTCTAAACGCGCTCTTGCTTAAAACCCTGGGCGACTTAACTAAAATCAATGAAGTAAAATTTGACGATCATTTTCAAAAAGACTTTATTGAGGGAAAAGTCGATGTGGTGGTTGCATACACCACCACAGAACCTTTTTTATTAAAGGTGCGGGGCATAGATGTCAATATTATCAATCCACAAAACTACGGCATCGATTTTTACGGCGATAATTTATTCACTACCCAGAAAGAGTTATTTGAGCATCCTGAGCGTGTTGCCAAAATCAGCCGAGCCACCATTAAAGGTTGGCAATATGCTTTGGAGCATCCGCAGCAAATTATCGAACTGATACAAAAAAAATATAATCCCAATCTGTCTACCGCCTTTTTACAATACGAAGCCGATGCCACGCGACAGATGATTATTCCTGATCTGGTTGCACTTGGCTCCGTTGATCCGGCGCGGTATCGATTAGTGGCAGAGGATTATCAGCGTTTGGGGTTTACAGATAATAAAGTGGTGGATGATGGTTTTTTTTATGCGCTAACAAATCAAACCAATCAGGGCGCTGTGTCGTTATCTGAGGAAGAAAAAGCGTGGCTGCGGCAACATCCAACCTTGCGCTTTACCGGCGATCCAAACTGGCTACCTTATGAAGCGTTCGATAGTAAAGGACAATATATTGGTATAGTGTCAGAGTATTTACATGTTTTAGAACAAAAGTTAAACATTAAATTCGAAGTTGAACCGAGTCGATCCTGGCGCGAATCGGTCGAAAAAGCCAGACAGGGTGCGGTGGATGTAATTTCTGAAGAAATAGATTCTAATCTGCGCGATCAAATGACGTTTACACAGGCTTATTTATCCAGCCCTGTGGTCATTGTCATGCGTGATTCTGCCAACTATGTTGACAGTATTAATCAAATTAAACAACAACGTTTGGCTATACTTAAAGATTATGGCGGATCACCCGCTATCATCAATGCGTATCCCTCTATTCACTTTTTTGAAGCGAATAATGTTCAAGAAGGTTTGACGGCTGTTTCAACTGGGGAAGTTGATGCGCTTCTGTGTACTTTGGCACAAGCCAGTTACACCATCAGCAGTCAAAGTATCAATAATGTCAGAATTGTGGGTAAAACCGAGTTTACCACCCAAGTGGGTCTGGGTGTGCGTAAAGAATATGCCGCCATGTTAGTGCCTATGCTGGATAGGGCTTTGGCATCTATTCCTCAAATGGAAAAACAACGCATCAGCGATCATTGGGGAAATGAGCGTTTTGCCACTAAAACCGATTATTGGTTGCTGGCTAAAGTAATCGGCGTGTTTTTGTTTATTTTATTGGTGATTTTTTACAGAAACCGTCGTCTCGTGCATGAAATTAAACGTCGAAAAAAGAGTGAGAAACAAGTCAGATCTTTACATCAACGCTTTGCCTTAGCTACTAAGGTGGCATCACTTGGCGTATGGGAATTGAAATTGACCGAGCCTCCGCAAATTCTGTTTGACGATAAAATGTTTGAAATCTATGGGATTAGCTCTAAAACACAACCTACCTATGAGGAATGGCTGAGCTTTGTGCATTGGGATGATCTTCCTATTGTTCATCAATTTATTGACAAGCTTAAATCCACGCAAGGAGAAGAGCATATCGAATATCGAATTATTCGCAGTGATGGCAAAATCCGCACCATTTACAATGGTGCCTGTAGTGTAGAAAGAGAAAATAGATGCCTTAAAATTACAGGGGTCAATCAGGATATTACGCAACGTAAAAAAACAGAAACCGCCTTGAAGAATGCAAAATTACAGGCTGAAAATGCCAATCAGGCTAAATCGCAGTTTCTTGCTAACATGAGTCATGAGATTCGTACGCCGTTAAATGCCATTATTGGTTTTACCGATTTGCTGAATGAACAGGTAAAAGACGGTCGCCTTAAATCGTTTGTTAAAACCATACAGAACGCTGGACATACCTTATTGTTGTTAATAAACGATATTTTAGATTTATCCAAAATTGAAGCAGGGAAGCTGCGTATTGATAAAAAAACCTGTAATCCGCATCATTTATTTAGCGAATTAGGGCAAATTTATATGATGAAAATTCGGGAAAGAAACTTGGATTTTATTCTTGAAATTGATCCAAAAATTCCAGAAAACTTGATACTGGATGCTACCCGCTTACGGCAAATTCTGTTTAATCTAATTGGTAATGCAGTTAAATTTACTGAGCAAGGGCATATTTGTTTAAAAGCTAGAACAGCCAATGAAGATCCGATTGGCAGTAAACTGGATTTATATATAGATGTAGAGGATACCGGTATTGGTATTCCCTTAGATCAACAAACTTTGATTTTCAACGAATTTGAGCAATTGGAAGGTCAAGATGTACGTAAGTATGGTGGTACTGGTTTGGGGTTAGCCATTAGCAAGCGATTAACAGAAATGATGGGTGGGGAGATTTCATTGCGCAGTGCTCCTGGGATAGGTTCTACATTTACCCTTTGTTTAAAGGATGTGGCCATTGCCTCGCTGGCCGTTGAAGCTGATGTTCCTGAAATAATGACCCCGGTAAGATTTTATGCCGCAACCCTATTAGTGGTTGATGATATTGAAGATAATCGCGGATTGCTTAGAGAATGCTTTGCTGAAACGGAATTAACGCTTATTGAGGCAGAAAATGGTCAGCAAGCCATTGATAAAATGCAGACCGAAAAAATTGATCTGGTGTTAATGGATATTCGCATGCCGGTTATGGATGGATATCAAGCATCGAAAGTGATTAAATCTTTTTCAAGTGTGCCAATTTTGGCCTTAACGGCCTCGGTCATGCAGGATGAATATGAGCGCACCAAAAGCGAAAATTTTGATGGTTATTTACGCAAGCCGGTATTAAAAGCCGATTTAGTCGCCGAACTTATGCGTTTTTTACCGTATGAGCTTATCGAAAATCAAGAACCCACACTGCAAACGCCTGTGTTTAGCCAAGCAGAATTGCAAGTTTTACCTACAGCATTGCTTGAGCTGGAAGCGTTGACTAACATGTGTCATTTAATTTCAAGAAACAACAATATGTCCGAAATTAGTCAATTTGCTGATGCCGTATTAGCGATAGGTAATCAGTATGCGCTAAAAGTGGTGGTTGACTATGCCACTGAATTACAACAATACATAGATTGTTTTGATATTGTTGCTATCAAAAAGGCGTTGGGCCATTATGTGCAGTTGCTTGAAAACTTATCAAGTTCTATTTCTAAACCTGTAGTTTCTTAG
- a CDS encoding serine protease: MNYPAKLVSSVFVLFYLHNCQAAENALADLLPRIKPAIVAVGTIQPSRTPPEIFMGTGFVVGDGRSIITNAHVVAKELDVQHLEKFAIFFLQDHKVMMGQADLTATDDNHDLALLTLKGGQLPAMEIGDSNKVREGEVYAFTGYPIGMVLGVHPVTHKGMISAISPSAIPASNSKQLNVKMVKSLKTPFDVFQLDGTAYPGNSGSPLYDPTSGKVIGILDKVFVQGSKENAISNPSGITYAIPAVHIKKLLEVESQPESNQ, translated from the coding sequence ATGAACTATCCAGCCAAACTTGTAAGTAGCGTGTTCGTGTTGTTTTATCTGCACAATTGTCAGGCTGCGGAAAACGCCCTTGCAGATTTATTACCCCGCATTAAACCGGCAATTGTGGCAGTTGGTACTATTCAACCCTCACGTACACCGCCAGAAATATTTATGGGCACGGGTTTTGTGGTGGGCGATGGCCGCAGTATCATTACCAATGCGCATGTCGTTGCCAAAGAACTGGATGTGCAGCATCTGGAAAAATTTGCCATTTTTTTTCTACAAGATCATAAAGTGATGATGGGGCAAGCCGATTTAACTGCTACGGATGACAATCATGACTTGGCCTTATTAACGCTGAAAGGTGGTCAATTACCGGCAATGGAAATTGGCGACTCTAACAAAGTGCGTGAAGGTGAGGTGTATGCTTTTACCGGTTACCCGATAGGCATGGTTTTAGGTGTACATCCAGTCACACACAAAGGCATGATTTCGGCTATTTCACCCAGTGCCATTCCGGCCAGTAATTCCAAACAATTAAATGTAAAAATGGTAAAAAGTCTAAAGACGCCATTCGATGTGTTTCAGCTGGATGGCACCGCTTATCCAGGTAATAGCGGCAGCCCTTTATACGACCCAACTAGCGGCAAAGTAATCGGTATTCTAGATAAGGTATTTGTGCAGGGTAGTAAAGAAAATGCCATTAGTAACCCCAGTGGCATTACTTATGCCATACCGGCAGTGCATATTAAAAAACTGCTAGAAGTTGAAAGCCAACCAGAGTCAAACCAATAA
- a CDS encoding HD domain-containing phosphohydrolase — MNSTRVKTNSRILIVDDVVDNIRVAMNILKEDNYDFSFAHHGAEALRLLIEDSEQFDLILLDIMMPGINGFDVCLKLQENPATKDIPIIFLTAKVDVDSITKGFELGAVDYITKPFHANELLARVKTHLDLFHAKKLLIKHNIDLKTKVKFEMLRLLTELEDSQKEAIFILAELMEATSDETGKHIKRVAEHSALLAKYHPCLGEDDIENLYHASPMHDIGKMTVPIDILHKPGRYTDEEFFIMKRHTTNAYALLSHSDRKLLKAAAIIAHEHHEKWNGDGYPRGLKGQDIHIYGRIVALADVFDALTHKRYYKEAWNIDDAVNFIIEQRGTHFDPELVDIFQEHLDEFIAIANSR; from the coding sequence ATGAATAGCACTCGTGTAAAAACTAACAGCCGCATACTGATTGTTGATGATGTTGTTGACAATATTCGTGTAGCCATGAACATACTTAAGGAAGACAACTACGATTTTTCTTTTGCGCATCATGGTGCGGAAGCACTACGGTTACTCATCGAAGATTCGGAACAGTTTGATTTGATATTATTGGATATCATGATGCCAGGTATCAATGGTTTTGATGTTTGCTTAAAATTGCAGGAAAACCCCGCGACCAAAGATATTCCCATCATTTTTTTAACCGCAAAAGTGGATGTGGATTCCATTACCAAGGGTTTTGAATTAGGGGCGGTGGATTATATAACCAAGCCATTTCATGCCAATGAACTGTTAGCCAGAGTTAAAACACATTTGGATCTTTTCCATGCTAAAAAGCTGCTCATCAAACATAATATTGATCTAAAAACTAAAGTAAAGTTTGAAATGCTGCGTTTACTGACTGAATTGGAAGACAGTCAAAAAGAAGCTATTTTTATACTGGCTGAGTTGATGGAAGCCACTTCTGACGAAACCGGTAAACATATAAAACGCGTTGCCGAACACTCAGCCTTACTGGCTAAATATCATCCCTGTTTGGGTGAAGACGACATCGAAAATCTTTACCATGCTTCACCGATGCATGATATTGGCAAAATGACCGTACCCATAGATATTTTGCATAAGCCTGGACGTTATACTGACGAAGAGTTTTTTATCATGAAAAGGCATACCACCAATGCCTACGCATTATTATCACATTCGGACCGCAAACTGCTTAAAGCGGCCGCCATTATTGCCCACGAACATCATGAAAAGTGGAATGGTGATGGTTATCCACGTGGACTAAAAGGACAAGACATTCATATCTACGGTCGTATTGTGGCTTTGGCGGATGTGTTCGATGCACTGACACACAAGCGCTACTATAAAGAAGCTTGGAATATTGACGATGCGGTAAACTTTATTATCGAGCAGCGAGGCACACACTTTGATCCGGAGTTAGTCGATATTTTTCAGGAACATCTGGATGAATTTATTGCTATCGCCAATTCCAGATAA